From Neisseria musculi, the proteins below share one genomic window:
- a CDS encoding efflux RND transporter periplasmic adaptor subunit yields MNTPQHTNGAPGKRRLSRRKRNLTLVTLFFIVVALATAMIYFLVWQHEEKTDDAYVAGHLVQITPQVAGTVRKVLVDDTDTVKKGDVLVSLDDSDFQLAYDRAQNELIQAIRQNRQQTAVSSQAKAQVLARKADLAKAQADLRRRESLAGTDAVSGEELSHARAAVVQAQAALKAVEAEEASAQAVLGKNIPLRQQPAVQTAVSRIKDAWLNLQRTQIRAPMAGQVAKRNVQVGQRIAPGAQMMAVVPMHNLWVDANFKEVQLRKMRIGQPVEMTADLYGSRVVYRGKVMGLSAGTGSAFSLLPPENATGNWIKVVQRVPVRISLSPQQVRAHPLRVGLSMSVKVDTSDAAGKTMAEAGGRSAVAAETDIVDWAAADALIEQIFEKYAK; encoded by the coding sequence ATGAACACTCCGCAACACACCAACGGTGCGCCGGGCAAGCGCAGATTGTCGCGCCGTAAGCGTAATCTGACGTTGGTTACGCTGTTTTTTATTGTGGTGGCACTGGCAACCGCCATGATTTATTTTTTGGTTTGGCAGCATGAAGAAAAAACCGATGACGCCTATGTTGCCGGCCATTTGGTGCAGATCACGCCGCAGGTGGCGGGAACGGTGCGCAAAGTGCTGGTGGACGATACCGACACCGTCAAAAAAGGCGATGTGTTGGTGTCGCTGGACGACAGTGATTTCCAGCTTGCCTACGACCGCGCCCAAAACGAGCTGATTCAGGCCATACGCCAAAACAGGCAGCAAACCGCCGTTTCTTCACAGGCTAAAGCGCAGGTGTTGGCGCGCAAAGCCGATTTGGCCAAAGCGCAGGCCGATTTGCGCCGCCGCGAAAGCTTGGCGGGCACCGATGCGGTGTCGGGCGAAGAATTGAGCCATGCCCGTGCCGCCGTGGTGCAGGCGCAGGCCGCATTGAAGGCGGTGGAGGCTGAAGAAGCTTCGGCGCAGGCGGTGTTGGGTAAAAATATTCCTTTGCGCCAGCAGCCGGCCGTTCAGACGGCCGTCAGCCGCATCAAAGATGCCTGGCTGAATCTGCAGCGCACGCAAATCCGCGCACCGATGGCCGGCCAGGTGGCCAAGCGCAATGTGCAGGTGGGGCAGCGTATCGCCCCGGGCGCGCAGATGATGGCGGTGGTGCCGATGCACAATCTGTGGGTGGATGCAAACTTCAAAGAAGTGCAACTGCGCAAAATGCGTATCGGCCAGCCGGTGGAAATGACCGCCGATCTATACGGCAGCCGCGTGGTTTACCGCGGCAAGGTGATGGGCTTGTCGGCCGGCACCGGCAGCGCGTTTTCGCTGTTGCCGCCGGAAAACGCTACCGGCAACTGGATTAAAGTGGTGCAGCGTGTGCCGGTGCGCATCAGTCTGAGCCCTCAGCAGGTGAGGGCGCATCCTTTGCGGGTGGGCTTGTCGATGTCGGTTAAGGTGGATACTTCCGATGCCGCCGGTAAAACCATGGCCGAAGCGGGCGGCCGCAGCGCGGTAGCTGCCGAAACCGATATTGTGGACTGGGCCGCGGCAGATGCCTTAATCGAACAGATTTTCGAGAAATACGCCAAATAA
- a CDS encoding DHA2 family efflux MFS transporter permease subunit has product MDQAKTYPPLQGAGLVLVTLALSLAVFMEVLDTTIANVVVPVIAGDLGAAATQGTWVITAFAVSNAVSVPLTGFVSRRFGEVRVFLGAVIGFVMTSWLCGMAPNLQLLVLFRVLQGLAAGPLIPLSQSLLMASYPPEKRTQALALWAVTVVVAPVLGPILGGWISDNWHWGWIFFINIPVGIAAAWITWKQLGHRETEIKKTPIDYTGLALMVLGVGALQMMLDRGKELDWFASGEIIALAAVAVVCLTYFVVWELDEEHPVVDLSLFKDRNFTVGVIATSLGFMVYMGSLVLLPLVLQSNFGYTPTWAGLVAAPVGILPVILTPLIGKFGGRIDMRWLVTASFLVFAFTFYWRTNFYAGMDMANVVWPQFWQGLGVAMFFLPLTAVTLSRMQGAQIAAAGSLSNFLRVFMGGVGVSVATTLWERREALHHARLAEEITPYSPTAQQALQNMAQAEIGAEEGLTVIVKNITRQGFIIGSNEIFWAGSLLFVAMIVVVWFAKPPFGPPGGGGH; this is encoded by the coding sequence ATGGACCAAGCAAAAACCTATCCGCCTTTACAGGGCGCCGGCCTGGTGCTGGTAACGCTGGCGTTGAGCCTTGCCGTTTTCATGGAAGTGTTGGACACCACCATTGCCAATGTGGTGGTGCCGGTGATTGCCGGCGATTTGGGCGCGGCAGCCACACAAGGCACATGGGTGATTACCGCATTTGCCGTATCCAATGCCGTTTCCGTGCCGTTAACCGGGTTTGTGTCGCGCCGCTTCGGTGAAGTGAGGGTGTTTCTAGGCGCGGTTATCGGCTTTGTGATGACTTCGTGGTTGTGCGGCATGGCGCCGAATCTGCAGTTGTTGGTGTTGTTCAGGGTGTTGCAGGGCTTGGCGGCGGGGCCGTTGATTCCGTTGTCGCAAAGTTTGCTGATGGCTTCGTATCCGCCTGAAAAGCGCACGCAGGCATTGGCACTGTGGGCGGTAACGGTAGTGGTGGCGCCGGTTTTGGGGCCGATTCTGGGCGGCTGGATTTCCGACAATTGGCATTGGGGCTGGATTTTCTTTATCAATATTCCTGTCGGCATTGCCGCCGCGTGGATAACGTGGAAACAGCTCGGCCACAGGGAAACCGAAATCAAAAAAACGCCGATAGACTATACCGGTTTGGCGTTGATGGTGCTCGGTGTGGGCGCCTTGCAGATGATGCTCGACCGGGGCAAAGAGCTTGATTGGTTTGCTTCGGGCGAAATTATCGCGTTGGCGGCGGTGGCGGTAGTGTGTTTGACCTATTTTGTGGTGTGGGAGCTGGACGAAGAACATCCCGTGGTGGATTTGTCGCTGTTTAAAGACCGCAATTTCACTGTGGGCGTTATCGCCACATCATTGGGTTTTATGGTGTATATGGGTTCGCTGGTGTTGTTGCCGCTGGTGTTGCAGTCGAATTTTGGCTACACCCCGACTTGGGCGGGCTTGGTGGCCGCGCCTGTGGGCATACTGCCGGTTATCTTAACGCCGCTTATCGGCAAATTCGGCGGCCGCATCGATATGCGCTGGCTGGTAACGGCCAGTTTTCTAGTTTTTGCCTTCACCTTTTATTGGCGCACCAACTTCTATGCGGGGATGGACATGGCCAATGTGGTTTGGCCGCAGTTTTGGCAAGGCTTGGGTGTGGCGATGTTTTTCCTGCCGCTTACCGCCGTTACCTTGTCGCGCATGCAGGGCGCGCAGATTGCAGCCGCCGGCAGTCTCTCGAATTTTCTGCGGGTGTTTATGGGTGGGGTGGGCGTGTCGGTGGCAACTACGCTGTGGGAGCGCCGGGAAGCGCTGCACCATGCCCGTCTTGCCGAAGAAATCACACCTTATTCACCGACCGCCCAACAGGCTCTGCAGAATATGGCGCAGGCAGAAATCGGGGCAGAAGAAGGCTTGACCGTTATCGTCAAAAATATTACCCGGCAGGGTTTTATTATCGGGTCGAACGAAATTTTTTGGGCAGGCAGCCTGCTGTTTGTTGCAATGATAGTTGTGGTTTGGTTTGCCAAACCACCATTCGGCCCGCCGGGAGGGGGAGGGCATTGA
- the thrB gene encoding homoserine kinase, whose protein sequence is MSVYTSVSDDEMHRFLMDYDLGDFVSLQGIAQGITNSNYFLTTTAGCFVLTVFEALKQKELPFFLMLKQHLSENGVACPTPVARKDGRLDSVLAGKPACLVTRLKGSDTSWPSESQCFHTGAMLAKMHLAGRSFPLKMNNPRYTQWWHDAGIKLQPVLNSGDAGLLQSEMLFLDNNSGGHLPSGVIHADLFKDNVLLDGDQVAGFIDFYYACNGNFMYDLAIAANDWARTADNKLDAGLEAALRAGYESVRPVSEAENRYYPVAKRAGCVRFWVSRLLDFHFPQEGEMTFIKDPNVFRDLLLSLR, encoded by the coding sequence ATGTCGGTTTACACTAGTGTTTCTGATGATGAAATGCATCGGTTTCTAATGGATTATGATTTGGGTGATTTTGTGTCTTTACAGGGCATTGCCCAAGGGATAACCAATAGTAACTACTTTCTCACCACTACTGCCGGATGTTTTGTGCTGACGGTGTTTGAGGCGTTAAAACAGAAAGAGCTGCCTTTTTTTCTAATGCTCAAGCAGCATTTGAGCGAAAACGGTGTTGCCTGCCCCACTCCGGTTGCCCGCAAAGATGGGCGTTTAGACTCGGTGCTGGCGGGCAAACCGGCCTGTTTGGTTACGCGTTTGAAAGGTTCCGACACCAGCTGGCCGTCTGAAAGCCAATGCTTCCATACCGGCGCCATGTTGGCCAAAATGCATTTGGCCGGCCGGAGTTTTCCTTTGAAAATGAACAATCCGCGTTATACGCAGTGGTGGCACGATGCCGGCATCAAATTGCAGCCCGTATTAAACAGCGGAGATGCCGGCCTGCTCCAGAGCGAAATGCTTTTTTTAGACAATAACAGCGGCGGCCATCTGCCTTCGGGGGTTATCCATGCCGATTTATTTAAAGACAATGTTTTGCTCGATGGCGATCAGGTGGCGGGTTTCATTGATTTTTATTATGCCTGCAACGGTAATTTCATGTATGACCTGGCCATCGCCGCCAATGATTGGGCGCGCACTGCCGACAACAAACTGGATGCGGGGCTGGAGGCTGCCCTGCGGGCAGGCTACGAAAGTGTACGGCCTGTAAGCGAAGCGGAAAACCGTTATTATCCGGTTGCCAAACGTGCAGGCTGCGTCCGTTTTTGGGTTTCCCGTTTATTGGACTTTCACTTTCCGCAAGAAGGCGAGATGACTTTTATCAAAGATCCGAATGTGTTTCGGGATTTGTTACTCAGCTTGCGATAA